A stretch of DNA from Anaerolineales bacterium:
CTGCAAACCAATAACCAAACACTATACTCATTTATTCATCGATGGTTAAATGTAGAGACGCAGCAGTGCTGCGTCTCTACTAATTTTTTATAAATCCGTGGATTAATTCTGGAGATCGTGGCTAAGCATAGCCCACATTCATGAACTTTGCGCCAGTGCACTAAAAGGAAAGGGTTCTCCAGCTTTACCGATAGAGCATTTATTTTGTGCCAGCGTATAGGATGGCACTCAAGATGATCCCGATCTGACCAAGGTGATAAGTGATCATGGTCAGCAGCCGAGCGTGTGCAAAGCGTTTTATGAACCTGTCCCAGGCCAGGATCGAATCGGAGGCGAAAAATAGCACTGCGCCGATCGATGCAGACAGTGCAGCAAACATCGGCCAACCCGGGCGTGTCCAGGTGAGGACAGCCGAATAAACCATCAGGCTGATCACCAGTGAGTAAACCAGCACGGGTATTTTCAAAGCTGCCTTCTCCTTCTCGGCCAACCCAGCTGCTAATTTGGGATACAGCCAGCCAAGATAGATGGCCAACGCTACAATGAGCACGATGCCGAGCAAGTTGATATAGGGTGCAGAGTTATTAAACCCAACCACGTAGCATATATGACCAATCAAGAAGGAAATCAGTCCTAGAATGAAATACTTTTCCGGGAGCATGAGGAAAACATCCCCACCTAAGCAGAAGACAGCACCCAGGGTGAACCATAGCATGCTGCCTCCCCAACCTGCACTCTGCCCGATCCACCATAGGAGCGCCAACATCGTCCCCGGTTTGGCGAAATACTCAAGGGTTTTCCAGTGCTTCTCGACCGCAACCCAGTTCAGTACTGCCAGGACCAATGCGATAATGAGTGGGTAAATTGACATGATTTTCCTCCCTTGTTAGGAATTAAACATCTGTTTGACCATTTTTTCATCATCACGCCAGTTTTTGCGGAGCTTAACCCGCAACTGCAGGTAAGTCTCTTTTCCGCTCATCGCTTCGATTTCCTTGCGTGCAGATGTGCCAATCTTCTTGAGCATGTGGCCGCTTTGCCCAATCACGATTCCTTTGTGGCTCTCGCGTTCAACAAAAATGGTCGCTTCGATATACACTGCCTGGGCGCTCCGCTCAGTGTATTCGTCGATCCTGACCACAATGCCATGCGGGACTTCATACTTCAGATGGTTCAGGCACGCCTCACGGATCAGGTCAGCGGTGATATCCCGCTCAAACAGGTCAGTCACTTGCTCTTCAGGGTAAAAAGGCTCACCTGCAGGTAAGTAGCTGACGATCTTCTCAAGGAGCAGCTCCTTGTTATCACCGCGTGTGGCCGACACCTTTACAAGGTTGCTCTTCGGGATCAGCTCTTGATAAGCAGCCTGGATCTCGGGAGACTGGTTGGACTGCAGCAAGTCGATTTTGTTGAGAACCAACAGGATTTTATCCGGTCTGACCATAGAATTTAACATCCCAGCCAGCATCTGGTCCTCATCGGTCGGCATCTGGCTGGCATCAACCATAAATAGCACCACATCACAGTGTTCCAGGGCAGAACGTGCCTCCAGATTCATGCTTTCGCCCAGCTTGCTGTGCGGCTTGTGAATACCGGGCGTGTCGATAAAGATCGCCTGGTATTCCCCGGTGGTCAGGATGCCCTCCTGCCGCCGGCGAGTTGTCTGCGGGCGTGGCGAAACAGCGGCCACCTTCTGCCCAATCAATGCATTGATGAGTGTCGACTTTCCCACATTGGGTCGGCCCATTACGGCTACAAACCCAGCCAGGTATTCCTTATCCATATCCATGATTGAATTCTATCAGTAGAAGATGACCTTGTACATAAAATCACCATATTCCATGGGCGGAAAGTTTCATCATTTACTAATCAAACCATCTTGACCAAATTGAAACAAATGTTATAATATTCGTTTGCGTGTTTGGCTTCGTATATTGAATAATTAGAATGGACTTTGAACTAGGGATCTTAAAATTCGTTGCGTGATGGTAAAAATTCATCACGCCTTATTTGTTAATCACATAGTAACAGTCCGCTGAAAATTGTTACACTAGGAGAGAATTATGGCACCTAACTTGCCAAGCAAGTCCTACGCTCGGATTAATATTGACCTCAAGCTGCCGGACTTGATTGAAGTTCAGATTGAATCCTTCCAACGTTTAAAAACCGAAGGTTTGGCTGATCTCTTCCATGAAGTTTCCCCCATCGAATCATATAACAAGGGAATGAAGCTGTATTTCCCCTCCCGAACCCCTGAATCAGACCAGTGGGAGCTGACTTACAAGTTCGGAGAGCCCAAGCACTCGCTTGAAGAATGCGTCGAACGTGACCTGACTTACGCCAGCCCGTTATATGTCTCTGTGCTATTGGCTGGACCGGAAGTCCCGCAACCCATCAAGCAGGATATCTTCCTGGGTGATTTCCCTGAAATGACCGAGAAGGGTACCTTTATTGTTAACGGCACCGAGCGTGTAGTCGTCTCCCAGCTGATCCGCTCACCGGGCGTCTACTTTGAGGCACCCGTCGACCGATCTACAGGACGCAACCTGGCCATCGCCAAGCTGATCCCCGATCGAGGCGCCTGGATGGAGTTTGAAACCCGCAAAAGCGACTACCTTACTCTGCGGTTCAACCGCAAACGCACCGTGCCCATCACCATCTTCCTACGTGCCCTGTCAGCGGTGAACGATGGTTTACCTGATTCACCCCTCAATACAGGTACGGATGAAGAGCTGTTAACCCTTTTCCAGGATGTGGATAACAATCCCGACCGCATGTTCATCCCAGCTTCGTTTGCCCAGGAGCCGCAATGGGATCTGTCGAACAACCAGACCATTGCTGAAGCTGCCCTGTTGGAGTTCTTTAAGCGCATGCGCCCGGGTGACCCTGCCACACTCGATAATGCCCGGGGTTTTCTGCAGGAACAGCTGTTTGACCAGCGTCACTACGACCTAGAGCGTGTTGGGCGGTATAAGCTAAACCAGAAGCTTGACCTGCACGACCGTGTACCGATCACCCACCGCATGATCACCAAGTGGGATATCGTGCGCCTCGTCCGTCGCATGATCATGATCAACAATGGCACCCAGGCTCCTGATGATATTGACCATCTGGGTAACCGCCGCGCCAAGACCGTTGGCGAGCTGATCCAGAACAAGCTGCGCATCGGTTTACGGCGTATGGAGCGGGTGATCAAGGAGCGTATGTCGATCCGCGATCAAGACCAGCTGACCCCCATCACCTTGATCAACATCCGCCCGGTGGTGGCCGCCTTGCGCGAGTTCTTCGGCTCAAGCCAGCTATCCCAGTTCATGGATCAGACCAACCCGCTGGCAGAGCTGCGCCACAAGCGTACGCTTTCTGCTCTAGGTCCGGGTGGTTTACGCCGTGAGCGGGCTGGTTTTGACGTCCGCGACGTGCACCACTCGCACTATGGCCGAATCTGCCCCATTGAAACCCCTGAAGGCCCGAATATTGGCCTGATCGGCCGCCTGGCCTCCTTTGCCCGAGTCAATGAATATGGTTTCATTGAAACCCCTTACCGGCGCGTGCGTAAAACCTTGGTTCCGAGCGATGAACGGCTGGTTGGTCGTTCACTACGGGAAGACATCAAAGATCCTGATAATGGCAAGCTGGTTGCCAAGAGCGGTGAGCGCG
This window harbors:
- a CDS encoding GTPase Era codes for the protein MDMDKEYLAGFVAVMGRPNVGKSTLINALIGQKVAAVSPRPQTTRRRQEGILTTGEYQAIFIDTPGIHKPHSKLGESMNLEARSALEHCDVVLFMVDASQMPTDEDQMLAGMLNSMVRPDKILLVLNKIDLLQSNQSPEIQAAYQELIPKSNLVKVSATRGDNKELLLEKIVSYLPAGEPFYPEEQVTDLFERDITADLIREACLNHLKYEVPHGIVVRIDEYTERSAQAVYIEATIFVERESHKGIVIGQSGHMLKKIGTSARKEIEAMSGKETYLQLRVKLRKNWRDDEKMVKQMFNS